In one Hymenobacter sp. DG25B genomic region, the following are encoded:
- the guaA gene encoding glutamine-hydrolyzing GMP synthase, with the protein MPQQILILDFGSQYTQLIARRIRELNVYCEIHPYNHAPDLTEDIRGVVLSGSPCSVRDPEAPNPDLSKYLGHVPVLGVCYGAQLLAQQNGGEVLPATIREYGRARLSHVHHDSPLLHGVPTESQVWMSHGDTIKTLPAGFDIIAGTPEVAVAAFHIQGQNTYGIQFHPEVTHSTDGKTLLQNFVVSICGLDQSWTPEHFVDSMVETLQRTIGEQDQVILGLSGGVDSSVAALLLHKAIGKRLHGIFVNNGLLRKDEYEQVLHSYKDLGLNVRGVDASPEFYEALKGLTDPELKRKAIGRTFIEVFDREAQKVEGARWLAQGTIYPDVIESVSVKGPAVTIKSHHNVGGLPEKMNLRIVEPLRALFKDEVREVGHTLELPVNILHRHPFPGPGLGIRILGDITPAKVDLLQRADAIFINGLKEYGLYDKVWQAGVMLLPIQSVGVMGDERTYEQVVALRAVTSVDGMTADWAHLPYEFLADVSNKIINQVRGINRVVYDISSKPPATIEWE; encoded by the coding sequence ATGCCTCAACAGATTCTGATTCTCGATTTTGGGTCGCAGTACACGCAGCTCATTGCCCGGCGCATCCGGGAATTGAACGTTTACTGCGAAATTCATCCGTATAACCACGCCCCGGACCTCACTGAGGACATCCGGGGCGTTGTGCTTTCGGGCTCACCCTGCTCCGTGCGCGACCCGGAAGCCCCCAACCCCGACCTCAGCAAGTACCTGGGCCACGTGCCGGTGCTGGGCGTGTGCTACGGTGCGCAGTTGCTGGCGCAGCAAAACGGCGGCGAAGTGCTGCCGGCCACCATCCGGGAATATGGCCGCGCCCGCCTCAGCCACGTGCACCACGACTCGCCCCTGCTGCACGGCGTGCCCACTGAGTCGCAGGTCTGGATGTCGCACGGCGACACGATTAAGACGCTGCCGGCCGGTTTCGACATCATTGCCGGCACGCCGGAAGTAGCCGTGGCCGCCTTCCACATCCAGGGTCAGAACACGTATGGTATTCAGTTTCACCCCGAAGTAACGCACTCCACCGACGGCAAAACCCTGCTCCAGAACTTTGTAGTGAGCATTTGTGGGCTTGACCAGAGCTGGACGCCGGAGCATTTCGTGGATAGCATGGTGGAAACCCTGCAGCGCACCATTGGCGAGCAGGATCAGGTCATTCTGGGCCTGTCCGGCGGCGTAGACTCTTCCGTAGCAGCCTTATTACTGCATAAAGCCATTGGCAAGCGCCTGCACGGCATTTTCGTAAACAACGGCCTGCTGCGCAAAGACGAGTACGAACAGGTATTGCACTCCTACAAAGACCTGGGCCTGAACGTGCGCGGCGTAGATGCCTCCCCTGAGTTCTACGAGGCGCTGAAAGGCCTCACCGACCCCGAGCTGAAGCGCAAAGCCATTGGCCGCACCTTTATTGAGGTATTCGACCGCGAAGCGCAGAAAGTAGAAGGCGCCCGCTGGCTGGCCCAGGGCACTATTTACCCCGATGTCATTGAATCGGTATCGGTAAAAGGCCCGGCCGTGACCATCAAGAGCCACCACAATGTGGGCGGCCTGCCCGAGAAAATGAATCTGCGGATTGTGGAGCCGTTGCGGGCCTTGTTTAAGGACGAGGTGCGCGAAGTAGGCCACACCCTGGAGCTGCCCGTCAATATTCTGCACCGCCACCCCTTTCCCGGCCCCGGCCTGGGCATCCGCATCCTCGGGGATATTACCCCTGCCAAAGTAGACCTGCTGCAGCGCGCCGACGCCATCTTCATCAACGGCCTGAAAGAATACGGCCTCTATGATAAAGTATGGCAGGCCGGCGTGATGCTGCTGCCCATTCAGAGCGTAGGCGTAATGGGCGATGAGCGCACCTACGAGCAAGTAGTAGCCCTGCGCGCCGTAACCAGCGTAGATGGCATGACGGCCGACTGGGCCCACCTCCCCTACGAGTTCCTGGCCGACGTCAGCAACAAAATCATCAACCAGGTGCGCGGCATCAACCGCGTGGTGTACGACATCAGCTCCAAGCCACCCGCAACTATTGAGTGGGAATAA
- the hemL gene encoding glutamate-1-semialdehyde 2,1-aminomutase, whose protein sequence is MNPSVSSAPELTLSTSNALFERAKQHIPGGVNSPVRAFRAVGGHPVFMQSAKGAWLTDVDGNQYLDFINSWGPMILGHAPEIVLEAVQQAIPNSLSFGAPTQREVEMAELIKQMVPSIEKVRLVNSGTEATMSAIRVARGFTGRDKILKFEGCYHGHGDSFLIAAGSGALTLGAPDSPGVTEGVAKDTLTVPYNDLEAVERAIAANPNQIAAIIIEPVVGNMGLVEPAAGFLQGLRELCTEHGIVFIFDEVMTGFRLAPGGAQELYGIKPDMTTLGKIIGGGMPVGAYGGRQDIMDNVAPAGKVYQAGTLSGNPIATAAGIAQLTYLQQHPELYTELNRISTRIADGTRQIAADLGLNYTVNQVGSMFSLFFTAQPVTDLASAKTSDTEAFGRYFRAMLHRGMYLAPAQFEALFVSTAITDELADRYLTACRESLIEAHGL, encoded by the coding sequence ATGAATCCTTCTGTTTCTTCGGCTCCTGAGCTCACGCTTTCTACCAGCAACGCGTTATTCGAACGGGCTAAGCAGCATATTCCCGGCGGGGTAAACTCGCCGGTGCGGGCCTTCCGGGCCGTGGGCGGCCATCCGGTTTTCATGCAGTCGGCGAAGGGCGCCTGGCTGACGGATGTGGACGGTAACCAGTACCTGGACTTCATTAACTCTTGGGGACCCATGATTCTGGGCCACGCCCCGGAAATTGTGCTGGAGGCCGTGCAGCAGGCCATTCCCAATTCGCTTTCCTTCGGGGCGCCTACCCAGCGGGAAGTGGAAATGGCCGAGCTCATCAAGCAGATGGTGCCCAGCATTGAGAAGGTCCGGTTGGTGAACTCTGGCACCGAGGCTACCATGTCGGCCATTCGGGTGGCGCGGGGCTTTACCGGCCGCGACAAGATTCTCAAGTTTGAAGGCTGCTACCACGGCCACGGCGACTCCTTCCTGATTGCCGCCGGCTCCGGCGCCCTCACCCTGGGCGCGCCCGACTCCCCCGGCGTGACCGAAGGCGTAGCCAAAGACACGCTCACGGTGCCTTACAACGACCTGGAAGCCGTGGAGCGCGCCATTGCCGCCAACCCCAACCAGATTGCCGCCATTATTATTGAGCCCGTAGTGGGCAATATGGGCCTGGTAGAGCCCGCCGCGGGCTTTCTGCAAGGCCTGCGCGAGCTGTGCACCGAGCACGGCATTGTGTTCATTTTTGATGAGGTGATGACGGGCTTCCGCTTGGCCCCCGGTGGCGCGCAGGAGCTTTATGGCATCAAGCCGGACATGACCACGCTGGGCAAAATCATTGGCGGTGGTATGCCAGTGGGCGCGTACGGCGGCCGTCAGGATATTATGGATAATGTGGCCCCCGCGGGCAAAGTGTACCAGGCCGGTACGCTCTCCGGCAACCCCATTGCCACCGCCGCCGGCATTGCCCAGCTCACTTACCTGCAGCAGCACCCGGAGCTATATACGGAGCTCAACCGCATCAGCACCCGCATTGCGGACGGCACCCGTCAGATTGCCGCTGACCTGGGCCTGAACTACACCGTGAATCAGGTAGGCTCTATGTTCAGCCTGTTTTTCACGGCGCAGCCCGTAACGGACCTGGCCAGCGCCAAAACCTCCGACACCGAGGCCTTCGGCCGTTATTTCCGGGCCATGCTGCACCGCGGCATGTACCTGGCACCGGCGCAGTTTGAGGCCCTGTTTGTTTCTACCGCCATTACCGATGAGCTGGCCGACCGCTACCTCACGGCCTGCCGCGAGTCGCTGATAGAAGCCCACGGGCTGTAA
- a CDS encoding type 1 glutamine amidotransferase: MQLHIFQHVSFEGPGYIAQWAADKGHRLTFTHLHAPAPAFPDLTELDVLVVLGGEMSVHDEALFPWLREEKQFIRRAIDGGLPVLGICLGAQLVAEALGATVSDGPAPEIGFFPIHFSQEAHRFFSGEFPASLTPLHWHGEIFSLPPGARLLASSAACTNQAFSWQQRVIGLQFHPEVTAEILAAMLEHEAHDLVPGEWVQSAKEIAAGRHLLAASHQFLDSLLTAWAASPRSPQAN, encoded by the coding sequence ATGCAGCTCCACATCTTTCAGCATGTATCCTTTGAAGGCCCGGGCTATATAGCCCAATGGGCCGCAGATAAAGGGCACCGGCTAACCTTCACGCATTTGCATGCTCCGGCTCCGGCTTTCCCTGATTTAACAGAGCTGGATGTGCTGGTAGTGCTGGGCGGTGAAATGAGCGTCCATGATGAGGCCTTGTTCCCTTGGCTTCGCGAGGAGAAGCAATTTATCCGGCGGGCAATAGACGGAGGCCTTCCCGTGCTGGGCATCTGCCTGGGGGCGCAGCTTGTTGCCGAAGCCTTAGGCGCCACAGTTTCCGATGGCCCGGCGCCGGAAATAGGCTTTTTCCCGATTCATTTTTCTCAGGAAGCCCACCGCTTTTTCTCGGGCGAGTTTCCTGCTTCTCTTACGCCGCTGCACTGGCACGGGGAAATATTCTCCCTGCCACCCGGCGCCCGGCTACTGGCCTCCTCCGCAGCCTGCACCAACCAGGCTTTTAGCTGGCAGCAGCGCGTGATTGGCCTGCAGTTTCACCCGGAAGTAACGGCTGAAATTCTGGCCGCCATGCTGGAGCATGAGGCGCACGACCTTGTGCCGGGCGAGTGGGTGCAATCAGCAAAAGAAATAGCTGCCGGGAGACATCTTTTAGCTGCCAGCCATCAATTTCTTGACAGCTTACTCACGGCGTGGGCCGCCTCACCGAGAAGCCCCCAGGCAAATTAA
- a CDS encoding response regulator, protein MTTILLIEDNDFIRENTAEILELAGYTVVTAENGKVGVEQALAARPDLVICDIMMPVLDGYGVLQIFNQNPQLSGVPFIFLTAKTERTDMRRGMELGADDYLTKPFDDTELLSAITSRLKRFQHLKPDYDLQGEGLHEFLQDARTVGNLESLTTDRKVYQVRKKQDIYSEGDEPTRLYFVKSGRIKTIRTTPAGKELITGIYNPGDFFGYMALLEQTRHTDSAVAVDDSALVYIPKEDFTQLLLRNAEVSKHFIRLLAGRVSEREQQLLGMAYNSIRRRVADTLLQMHEQLGSEEETPIQLSRDDMAAVVGTASESLIRTLSEFKHDGLIEMSGKGIRVLQPEKLRRANW, encoded by the coding sequence ATGACCACCATTCTGCTGATTGAGGATAACGACTTCATCCGGGAAAACACCGCCGAGATTCTGGAGCTGGCCGGCTACACCGTAGTTACCGCCGAAAACGGAAAAGTAGGCGTGGAGCAGGCCCTGGCCGCCCGCCCCGATCTGGTGATTTGTGATATTATGATGCCCGTGCTGGATGGCTACGGCGTGCTGCAGATTTTTAACCAGAACCCGCAGCTTTCCGGAGTGCCGTTCATCTTCCTCACAGCCAAAACCGAGCGCACCGACATGCGCCGCGGCATGGAGCTGGGCGCCGATGACTACCTCACCAAGCCCTTTGACGATACCGAGCTGCTGAGCGCCATTACCAGCCGCCTCAAACGCTTCCAGCACCTTAAACCCGACTACGACCTGCAAGGGGAGGGCCTGCACGAGTTCCTGCAGGATGCCCGCACTGTTGGCAACCTGGAAAGCCTGACTACTGACCGCAAAGTGTACCAGGTGCGTAAAAAGCAGGATATTTATTCTGAAGGCGACGAGCCCACGCGCTTGTACTTCGTAAAATCGGGCCGCATCAAAACCATCCGGACCACGCCCGCCGGCAAGGAGCTGATAACCGGCATCTACAACCCCGGCGACTTTTTTGGTTACATGGCGCTGCTGGAACAAACCCGCCACACCGACTCCGCGGTAGCCGTGGATGACTCCGCGCTGGTGTACATCCCCAAAGAAGACTTTACCCAGCTGCTGCTACGCAATGCGGAGGTTAGCAAGCACTTTATCCGGCTGCTGGCCGGCCGCGTGAGCGAGCGGGAACAGCAGCTTTTGGGCATGGCCTACAACTCCATCCGGCGGCGCGTGGCCGATACGCTGCTGCAAATGCACGAGCAGCTGGGCAGCGAGGAGGAAACCCCCATTCAGCTCTCCCGCGACGATATGGCCGCCGTGGTAGGCACTGCCTCAGAGTCCCTTATCCGGACGCTAAGCGAGTTTAAGCACGATGGGCTGATTGAGATGAGCGGCAAAGGCATTCGGGTGCTGCAGCCCGAGAAGCTGCGGCGGGCCAACTGGTAA
- the dnaN gene encoding DNA polymerase III subunit beta has protein sequence MKFIVSSSALLKQLQSINGVVTNNPVVPILENFLFEIEDGKLTITASDLETSMMTELPVEARESGRIAAPARILLDTLKNLPDQPVTFTLDEETYTIEISSANGRYKLAGENATDFPRVPVVKGSAPIEIPSSSLARAINKTIFAVSTDELRPAMTGILVQLADNQVTFVATDGHRLLRYRRQDVGAGQTANLIIPRKAFNLLKNALPSEATPVRVEFNHSNAFFSFNQMRLVCRLIDERYPDYENVIPVSNPNKLIIDRAALLNSVKRIAIYSNKTTHQVRLRLAGSELTVSAEDLDFSNEANEKLACQYDGEDMEIGFNAKFLIEMLSNIDSEEITLELSTPNRAGLLMPTIADDNESILMLVMPVMLNNYV, from the coding sequence ATGAAGTTTATCGTCTCGTCTTCCGCCTTGCTCAAGCAACTGCAGAGCATCAATGGCGTGGTCACGAATAACCCCGTAGTGCCCATTCTGGAGAACTTTCTCTTTGAGATTGAGGACGGCAAGCTGACGATTACGGCCTCCGACCTGGAAACCAGCATGATGACCGAGCTGCCCGTGGAAGCCCGCGAAAGTGGCCGCATTGCCGCCCCCGCGCGCATTCTGCTGGATACGCTCAAAAACCTGCCCGACCAGCCCGTAACCTTCACGCTGGACGAGGAAACCTACACCATCGAAATCAGCTCGGCCAACGGCCGCTATAAGCTGGCCGGTGAAAATGCCACCGATTTTCCCCGCGTGCCGGTGGTAAAAGGCTCGGCGCCCATTGAAATTCCGTCGTCGTCGCTGGCCCGCGCTATCAACAAGACCATCTTCGCGGTGAGCACCGACGAACTGCGCCCCGCTATGACGGGCATTCTGGTGCAGCTGGCCGATAACCAGGTAACGTTTGTGGCCACCGATGGCCACCGCCTGCTGCGCTACCGCCGCCAGGATGTGGGGGCCGGTCAAACGGCTAACCTCATCATTCCGCGCAAAGCCTTCAACCTGCTCAAAAACGCGCTGCCCTCCGAGGCTACGCCGGTGCGCGTGGAGTTTAACCACTCCAACGCCTTCTTCTCCTTCAACCAGATGCGCCTGGTGTGTCGCCTGATTGATGAGCGCTACCCCGACTACGAAAACGTCATTCCGGTCAGCAACCCCAACAAGCTCATCATCGACCGGGCCGCCCTGCTGAACTCGGTGAAGCGCATTGCCATCTACTCCAACAAAACCACCCACCAGGTGCGCCTGCGCCTGGCCGGCTCGGAGCTGACGGTTTCAGCCGAAGATCTGGACTTCAGCAACGAAGCCAACGAAAAACTGGCTTGCCAGTACGACGGCGAGGATATGGAAATTGGCTTCAACGCCAAGTTCCTCATCGAAATGCTGTCGAATATCGACTCCGAGGAAATTACTCTTGAGCTGAGCACGCCCAACCGCGCCGGTCTGCTCATGCCCACCATTGCCGACGACAACGAAAGCATTCTGATGCTGGTAATGCCGGTAATGCTGAACAACTACGTGTAG
- a CDS encoding ABC transporter substrate-binding protein, which yields MTLRFASFGIGLSLAFSVQAQPSAIRKDTPVSKPSASTATTKAPTTPAKPAATKKAASAPAKPAIAKAQPPLPGNLRSSDQNTRYQNGKLLIEQGRYELAMQELQPLTVPSAKFKRAPEAAYLYAVAATRAKKWAEAEQMLNLLRSEYPTWPALAEAYFLQGQISFEQGEVDNALRVLGQIPAGKLETERTALKATYLPRIKDKALFQNMVRRYPQDATLATAYADKLVLGGWYTEADKAQLEQLINQFSLDRTRYSPRVRPQKKSSYNVAVLLPFELNDPSWEKQRKLQFVTDLYAGMRLAQDSLQREGRPLQLFAYDTGADTLQLKRLLAMPELAAMDMIVGPVYKSGSKLLARFALEHQIITINPLSQDAELVLDNPWHYLYEPSSVTQARQAAQFAYNNFPGRTAVVLYEDNKDEKAFGETYKTTYEALGGKVQVLRRINSDVDESLAQGFAGIDLKTVGHLVMASEGRKAGPYTLGLLQTQGARLPLITFASWLENARISMEQLDARDVYLVYPHYLDKTAPGVRRFRQLYLQQQHLPPSVFSSIGFELLYYFGSRLHEYGSTFQNQLANSGPVSGTLFQGIGYPAGGHDNQYVPITKLERMEVEVLNPVDGR from the coding sequence ATGACGTTGCGGTTCGCGAGCTTTGGTATTGGATTAAGCCTAGCCTTCTCGGTGCAGGCTCAGCCATCTGCCATTCGAAAAGATACTCCGGTTTCTAAACCCAGCGCTTCTACTGCAACAACTAAGGCCCCTACTACGCCCGCTAAACCGGCGGCAACTAAAAAGGCAGCCTCGGCGCCAGCCAAACCGGCCATTGCCAAGGCGCAGCCACCCCTGCCAGGCAATCTGCGCTCCTCAGACCAAAATACCCGCTACCAAAACGGCAAGCTGCTCATTGAGCAGGGCCGCTACGAGCTGGCCATGCAGGAGCTGCAACCCCTTACCGTGCCCTCGGCTAAGTTTAAGCGTGCGCCGGAGGCGGCTTATCTGTATGCCGTAGCCGCCACGCGCGCCAAGAAATGGGCCGAGGCCGAGCAGATGCTGAACCTGCTGCGCAGTGAGTACCCCACCTGGCCGGCGCTGGCCGAGGCCTATTTTCTGCAGGGGCAGATTTCTTTTGAGCAGGGCGAAGTGGATAATGCCCTGCGCGTACTGGGGCAGATTCCGGCCGGCAAACTGGAAACCGAGCGCACCGCGCTGAAGGCCACCTATCTGCCGCGCATCAAAGACAAAGCCCTGTTTCAGAATATGGTGCGCCGCTACCCGCAGGATGCCACCCTGGCCACTGCCTACGCCGATAAGCTGGTGCTGGGCGGCTGGTACACCGAGGCCGATAAAGCCCAGCTGGAACAGCTGATTAACCAGTTTTCTCTGGACCGCACCCGGTATTCCCCGCGCGTGCGCCCGCAGAAAAAGAGCAGCTACAATGTGGCCGTGCTCCTCCCCTTCGAGCTGAACGACCCCAGCTGGGAAAAGCAGCGCAAGCTCCAGTTTGTAACCGATTTGTACGCCGGCATGCGCCTGGCCCAGGACTCTTTGCAGCGCGAAGGCCGCCCCCTGCAGCTCTTCGCCTACGATACTGGTGCTGATACCCTGCAGCTGAAGCGCCTGCTGGCTATGCCCGAGCTGGCCGCCATGGATATGATTGTGGGCCCGGTGTACAAGTCAGGCAGCAAACTGCTGGCCCGCTTTGCCCTCGAGCATCAGATTATCACCATAAATCCCTTGTCGCAGGATGCCGAGTTGGTGCTGGATAACCCTTGGCATTATCTCTACGAGCCCAGCTCGGTAACACAGGCCCGGCAGGCGGCCCAGTTTGCCTACAACAACTTCCCCGGTCGCACGGCGGTGGTTTTATACGAAGACAACAAGGACGAAAAGGCTTTTGGCGAAACGTACAAAACCACCTATGAAGCGCTGGGCGGCAAAGTGCAGGTACTGCGCCGCATCAATTCTGATGTAGATGAGTCCCTGGCCCAGGGCTTTGCGGGTATCGATCTGAAGACCGTTGGCCACCTGGTAATGGCCTCCGAAGGACGCAAAGCCGGCCCCTACACGCTGGGTTTGCTGCAAACGCAGGGCGCCCGCCTCCCACTGATTACGTTTGCTTCCTGGCTGGAAAATGCCAGGATTTCGATGGAGCAGCTGGATGCGCGCGACGTATACCTGGTGTATCCGCATTACCTGGACAAAACGGCGCCGGGCGTGCGGCGCTTCCGCCAGCTTTACCTGCAGCAGCAGCATTTGCCGCCCTCTGTGTTTTCCAGCATTGGGTTTGAGCTGTTATACTATTTTGGCTCCCGCCTGCACGAGTATGGCTCTACCTTCCAGAACCAGCTGGCCAATTCCGGTCCGGTTTCGGGCACGCTGTTTCAGGGTATCGGCTACCCCGCGGGTGGCCACGATAACCAGTATGTGCCCATCACCAAGCTGGAGCGCATGGAGGTAGAAGTTCTGAACCCGGTGGATGGCCGGTAA
- a CDS encoding carboxypeptidase-like regulatory domain-containing protein: MRYLSSSLALLTWLTPAVLLAQAQPQAAATPSTTLVAVQVTHQPAPTTEVQAEELAPLTTPATAATQAATAEEVATPAATAEVAASQPEMVVLKGKVLNEESQPLVGATVYVKGAAIAASTNANGEYTIKVPAGINSLLFSYIGYADKELNASNYLPLNVYLEAAAARGKARVK, from the coding sequence ATGCGTTACCTCTCCTCTTCGCTGGCCTTGCTAACCTGGTTAACGCCAGCAGTTCTGCTAGCTCAGGCACAACCTCAGGCCGCCGCAACGCCTTCCACCACTTTAGTAGCTGTGCAGGTGACGCACCAGCCTGCTCCAACTACCGAAGTGCAGGCAGAAGAGCTGGCTCCCCTCACCACACCGGCCACAGCGGCCACACAGGCGGCCACCGCCGAGGAAGTAGCCACCCCGGCCGCCACGGCAGAGGTTGCAGCCAGCCAGCCGGAAATGGTGGTTTTGAAAGGTAAAGTTTTAAATGAAGAAAGCCAACCCCTGGTAGGAGCCACCGTGTATGTGAAAGGCGCGGCCATAGCCGCCAGCACCAACGCCAATGGCGAGTATACTATTAAGGTGCCGGCCGGTATCAACTCCTTATTGTTTAGCTACATCGGCTATGCTGATAAAGAGCTGAATGCCAGTAATTACCTTCCCCTGAATGTTTATCTGGAAGCTGCGGCCGCCCGTGGCAAAGCCAGAGTAAAGTAA
- the gldC gene encoding gliding motility protein GldC codes for MKKSEIRFSIALDDQKVPEAISWTATDAGPDIHFAKAINVSIWDRDQEGTMKIDLWTKDMPVDAMKYFVVDTIGSMAETILTATNDTVMATKMRELCAELSKHIDQEQKTQK; via the coding sequence ATGAAAAAATCCGAAATCCGCTTCAGCATTGCCCTCGACGACCAGAAAGTACCCGAGGCCATCAGCTGGACCGCCACCGACGCCGGCCCCGATATTCACTTTGCCAAAGCCATTAACGTGTCTATCTGGGACCGGGACCAAGAAGGCACCATGAAAATTGACCTCTGGACCAAGGATATGCCCGTAGATGCCATGAAGTATTTCGTAGTGGATACCATTGGCTCTATGGCCGAAACCATTCTAACGGCCACCAACGATACCGTAATGGCGACCAAGATGCGCGAGCTGTGCGCGGAGCTTTCCAAGCACATCGACCAGGAGCAGAAAACGCAGAAGTAG
- the dgt gene encoding dGTP triphosphohydrolase, translated as MHLTSSTLPAMSWQRLLARRRYPDQPQLHLVADMPVVRGAFVADYDRVVFSSAFRRLQRKTQVMPLPETDFVHTRLTHSLETACVGRSLGRLSGRRLMEADADLAAALPTLDQDFGDIVAAACLSHDIGNPPFGHSGEDAISAYFTSREAERFITGLSAAQQADLQHFEGNAAGFRVLTHTYPAHSTGTAGLGLTYAVLGAFTKYPRPSMVEDKARTGGTSEKKYGYFQCEKGRFRHVAEELGLLPKGEEGAGFYHRHPLAFLVEAADDLCYRIIDFEDGLKLGLIDHHHGLKLLRRMLNDPPTRQASVQWHDWREELGYIRARLIGKLVDEVSQRFAEHVPAMLTGQYDQPLVKELECWHELQEVQMLSVEKLYRSRPVLEIEAAGFEVLGGLLDAFLHATFDAQRSHRSRKLLDLLPMQFRAMGPQAELPAYEQIILLTDFIGGLSDQNALALYRTIKGIDLPKGF; from the coding sequence ATGCATCTTACTTCCTCCACTTTGCCTGCTATGTCGTGGCAGCGCCTGCTGGCGCGCCGCCGCTACCCCGACCAGCCTCAGCTGCACCTGGTGGCCGATATGCCCGTGGTGCGCGGCGCCTTTGTGGCCGATTACGACCGGGTCGTGTTCAGTTCGGCCTTCCGGCGGCTGCAGCGCAAAACCCAGGTAATGCCCCTGCCGGAAACCGATTTTGTGCATACCCGCCTCACCCATTCCCTGGAAACGGCCTGCGTGGGCCGCTCCCTGGGCCGGCTTAGCGGGCGAAGACTGATGGAAGCCGATGCCGACCTGGCCGCCGCGCTGCCCACTCTCGACCAGGATTTCGGCGACATTGTAGCCGCTGCCTGCCTGAGTCACGATATCGGCAACCCGCCCTTTGGCCACTCGGGTGAGGATGCTATTTCGGCCTACTTCACCAGCCGGGAAGCCGAGCGGTTTATCACCGGGCTTTCGGCGGCGCAGCAGGCCGATTTGCAGCATTTTGAGGGCAACGCCGCCGGGTTTCGGGTGCTCACGCATACCTATCCGGCGCACAGCACCGGCACGGCGGGGCTGGGACTTACCTATGCCGTGCTGGGTGCTTTTACCAAGTATCCGCGTCCCTCTATGGTAGAGGATAAAGCCCGTACGGGCGGTACCAGCGAGAAAAAGTACGGCTACTTTCAGTGCGAGAAAGGTCGCTTCCGGCACGTGGCCGAGGAGCTGGGACTGCTGCCGAAAGGGGAGGAGGGCGCCGGCTTTTACCACCGCCACCCGCTGGCGTTTCTGGTAGAAGCCGCCGATGACCTCTGCTACCGCATCATCGATTTTGAAGACGGCCTCAAGCTCGGCCTCATCGACCACCACCACGGCCTGAAGCTGCTGCGCCGTATGCTCAACGACCCGCCCACCCGCCAGGCCAGCGTGCAGTGGCACGACTGGCGCGAGGAGCTGGGCTACATCCGCGCCCGCCTCATTGGCAAGCTGGTGGATGAAGTGTCGCAGCGCTTTGCGGAGCATGTGCCCGCTATGCTCACGGGCCAGTACGACCAGCCCCTGGTGAAAGAGCTGGAGTGCTGGCACGAACTGCAGGAAGTACAGATGCTATCCGTAGAAAAGCTCTACCGCAGCCGCCCGGTTTTAGAGATTGAAGCCGCCGGTTTCGAGGTGCTCGGTGGGCTGCTGGATGCTTTCCTGCACGCCACATTCGATGCCCAGCGCAGCCACCGCAGCCGCAAGCTCCTGGATTTGCTGCCCATGCAATTCCGCGCCATGGGTCCGCAGGCGGAGCTGCCGGCTTACGAGCAGATTATTCTGCTGACCGATTTTATTGGCGGCTTATCAGACCAGAATGCACTGGCATTGTATCGTACTATTAAGGGTATTGATTTGCCGAAGGGCTTCTAA
- the dcd gene encoding dCTP deaminase gives MILTDQQILAEMERGNIVIQPYDRACLGTNSYDVHLGRYLATYRDAVLDARQHNEIQTFEIPAEGYVLEPGTLYLGVTEEYTESHAHVPFLEGKSSVGRLGIDIHATAGKGDIGFCNTWTLEISVSMPVRVYAGMPIGQLIYFVVQGDVETFYNRKANAKYNDRTDKPVESMMWKNTW, from the coding sequence ATGATTCTCACCGATCAGCAGATTCTCGCCGAAATGGAGCGGGGCAATATTGTTATCCAGCCGTATGATCGGGCCTGTCTCGGCACCAATTCCTACGACGTGCACCTGGGCCGCTATCTGGCTACCTACCGCGACGCCGTGCTGGACGCCCGCCAGCACAATGAGATTCAGACCTTTGAAATTCCGGCAGAAGGCTATGTGCTGGAGCCCGGCACCTTGTATCTGGGCGTAACAGAGGAGTATACCGAGAGCCACGCGCACGTGCCGTTCCTGGAAGGCAAAAGCAGCGTAGGCCGCCTGGGCATTGATATTCATGCTACCGCCGGCAAAGGCGACATTGGTTTCTGCAACACCTGGACGCTGGAAATCAGCGTTTCCATGCCGGTGCGCGTGTATGCCGGTATGCCCATTGGCCAGCTGATCTACTTTGTGGTGCAGGGTGATGTGGAAACCTTCTACAACCGCAAGGCCAACGCCAAGTACAACGACCGCACCGACAAGCCGGTGGAGTCTATGATGTGGAAGAACACCTGGTAG